A single region of the Archaeoglobaceae archaeon genome encodes:
- a CDS encoding PAS domain-containing sensor histidine kinase produces the protein MDWKSVVDELSAAVVIINGEGRVTYVNKILLERSGLDYEEAVTNPHKYFIPEDYEKLAQYVLETFLQKRKNPDPAIIIRAITSKGEIVWIEARARYAEIDGKPFCILTYTDVSERIKLQKKVESLNEYLRFLNSMLRHDISNIFTRIQSYCELLEEEYTPEYVKKILESITAGSRLIKKVRELESSAVDVKKPYKLSEVIKEVSSSFEIKVRIEGDAIVIANEGIYSVFENLFSNAIKHGRATEVNIRVMDGVDHWEILFSDNGTGIAKEYRHRIFERGFTTGGSGLGLFIVKKLIESYNGEIELGDHEKGTLFIIRLPKYSPDNQTTRNSASLQSESSSTV, from the coding sequence ATGGACTGGAAAAGTGTAGTAGATGAACTTTCAGCAGCAGTTGTTATAATTAATGGAGAGGGTAGAGTAACCTATGTTAACAAGATTTTACTTGAAAGAAGTGGTCTCGATTACGAAGAAGCGGTTACCAATCCGCATAAATATTTCATCCCTGAGGATTATGAAAAGCTTGCTCAATACGTTCTCGAAACATTTCTTCAGAAAAGAAAAAATCCTGATCCTGCAATAATTATTCGTGCAATAACTTCCAAAGGAGAAATTGTTTGGATAGAAGCAAGAGCACGGTATGCGGAGATAGATGGAAAACCATTCTGTATCCTGACATACACCGATGTATCTGAAAGGATAAAATTACAGAAAAAGGTCGAATCTTTAAACGAGTATCTTAGATTCCTCAACAGCATGCTTCGCCACGATATTTCAAATATATTCACCCGAATACAGTCTTACTGCGAATTGCTCGAAGAAGAATACACACCAGAATACGTAAAGAAAATCCTCGAGAGTATAACAGCTGGCTCGAGACTAATTAAAAAAGTTAGAGAACTAGAATCTTCTGCCGTAGATGTCAAGAAACCATACAAACTCTCAGAAGTAATAAAAGAAGTTTCATCGAGTTTCGAAATAAAAGTTAGGATAGAAGGCGATGCTATTGTTATTGCAAATGAAGGAATTTATAGTGTCTTTGAAAATCTTTTCAGCAACGCAATAAAACATGGTAGAGCCACAGAAGTCAATATAAGGGTTATGGATGGGGTCGATCATTGGGAAATACTTTTTAGTGATAATGGCACAGGTATAGCAAAAGAATACAGACATAGGATATTTGAAAGAGGTTTTACAACAGGAGGGAGTGGGCTTGGTCTTTTCATAGTAAAAAAATTAATTGAGAGCTACAATGGTGAGATAGAGCTTGGAGATCACGAGAAAGGGACACTCTTCATAATAAGACTTCCCAAATATTCTCCTGATAACCAGACAACCCGGAATTCCGCCAGTCTTCAATCAGAATCTTCCTCAACCGTTTAA
- a CDS encoding winged helix-turn-helix domain-containing protein, which translates to MLELIASTRLQILIKLKERPYTASELSKILGLSKTAASYHLDKLASSGLVERIERGKWVYYKITNRGLKDMQIRLLASIIFLCSSILSAIVLIARLFQRIPEVTMPQISKEVRPAALPTSPDYYVLEITGIALITMTSIILFLYLRK; encoded by the coding sequence GTGCTCGAACTAATAGCTTCAACGAGACTCCAAATTCTCATTAAATTGAAAGAAAGACCTTACACTGCTTCAGAACTTTCCAAAATTCTCGGATTATCAAAAACAGCAGCAAGTTATCACTTAGACAAGCTTGCCTCCAGTGGGCTCGTCGAGAGAATCGAACGGGGAAAGTGGGTATATTATAAGATCACAAATCGCGGACTAAAAGATATGCAGATTAGACTCCTTGCATCGATTATCTTCCTATGTTCCTCGATCCTATCAGCAATTGTACTTATAGCCAGATTATTCCAGAGAATTCCCGAAGTTACAATGCCACAAATTTCAAAAGAAGTAAGACCAGCTGCTCTTCCTACTTCTCCTGACTACTACGTGCTGGAAATAACCGGCATAGCTCTGATAACTATGACCTCAATTATACTTTTTCTATATCTCAGAAAGTGA
- a CDS encoding DHH family phosphoesterase, with translation MMNSGLTIKDLIKKAVNLVSKHDFVRIYTHYDADGISAGAILAKALLRADKDFHLSFLKGLNDFEPETDGLQIFADMGSGYSDLISRIDSDVIILDHHKPNGEITPKKSFAHVNPHLVGIDGTYEVSASGVAYLFARELGNNKDLSSMAIIGIIGDKQKFVGLNKEILDDSISGGYAEVKPGVYLPSGKLSKALKMSLEPYLDFYKKDDELQSFLKNLSLDGDKEVDELSFKEIQKLADAIILRLLRIGAYEGVFEQVVGKKILLKNLPIRNAISLVDIVNSCGRVGETSTALSALLGDEKALKSGLEIAEKFTTEILEEITKRRKEVREGFCIRYLIMDDSVSTSPIATILSRYLIPDKPIVVLNIKRDGKVKVSARTTEKIAQRLDLAEVMRLSALRVNGVGGGHRVAAGANIDKDKIEEFLKEVDRLCCAMLA, from the coding sequence ATGATGAATTCGGGCTTGACCATTAAAGATCTCATAAAAAAGGCGGTGAATTTAGTTTCAAAACACGATTTCGTAAGGATTTATACACACTACGATGCGGATGGAATCTCAGCAGGAGCAATACTTGCAAAAGCTTTACTAAGGGCAGATAAGGATTTTCATCTCTCTTTTTTGAAAGGATTAAACGACTTTGAACCGGAAACAGATGGTTTGCAGATATTTGCCGACATGGGGAGCGGGTATAGTGATCTGATTTCCCGTATAGATTCGGACGTAATTATCCTGGATCATCACAAACCGAATGGAGAGATAACACCAAAAAAGAGTTTTGCCCATGTAAACCCCCATCTGGTCGGGATTGATGGGACATATGAGGTTTCAGCAAGTGGTGTTGCGTATCTCTTTGCCAGAGAACTCGGAAATAACAAAGATCTGTCTTCCATGGCTATCATTGGAATTATTGGAGACAAGCAAAAGTTTGTAGGTTTAAATAAAGAAATTCTCGACGATTCAATTTCTGGGGGTTATGCAGAGGTTAAGCCCGGGGTATATTTGCCTTCGGGGAAATTGTCAAAGGCTTTGAAAATGAGTCTTGAGCCCTATCTCGATTTTTACAAAAAAGATGACGAATTGCAATCTTTTTTGAAAAATCTAAGCCTTGATGGGGATAAAGAAGTGGATGAACTTAGTTTCAAAGAAATCCAAAAGCTTGCAGACGCCATAATCCTGAGACTCCTGAGAATAGGTGCTTATGAAGGTGTCTTTGAACAGGTTGTAGGTAAGAAGATTTTACTAAAAAATCTGCCAATTCGGAATGCGATCAGTCTTGTGGATATAGTAAACTCCTGTGGCCGTGTGGGTGAGACGAGCACAGCATTGAGTGCGCTTTTGGGCGATGAAAAGGCGCTTAAGAGTGGTTTGGAGATTGCCGAGAAATTCACAACGGAAATCTTAGAAGAAATTACAAAAAGAAGAAAGGAAGTTCGGGAGGGTTTTTGTATCCGATATCTGATAATGGACGATTCGGTCTCTACGAGTCCAATAGCAACTATTCTTTCACGTTATCTCATACCCGATAAGCCTATTGTTGTTTTGAACATCAAAAGGGATGGAAAGGTAAAAGTTTCGGCAAGAACGACTGAAAAGATAGCTCAAAGACTTGATTTGGCTGAAGTAATGCGATTATCCGCTTTGCGTGTAAATGGAGTTGGTGGGGGACATAGAGTTGCTGCAGGGGCAAACATTGATAAGGACAAGATTGAAGAATTTTTGAAAGAGGTCGATCGACTTTGCTGTGCTATGCTCGCATAG
- a CDS encoding small multi-drug export protein: MNSLLVLAVSAAPISELRGGIPLAIYLGFSPLEAYLLSVIGNFLPVPIILLALNRLLKILSRFGSIWELYKKIELRVERKKDLVNKYGYLGLALFVAVPLPVTGAWTACLLAFLLNLDRLKSSLSILIGICIAGLIVLSPIIGLVNFIK; this comes from the coding sequence ATGAACTCGCTGCTCGTTCTCGCAGTCTCTGCAGCCCCGATCTCTGAACTTAGGGGTGGTATACCGCTTGCGATCTATCTCGGATTTAGCCCACTTGAAGCCTACCTACTCTCGGTCATCGGAAACTTTTTACCGGTTCCAATTATTCTTCTCGCTCTGAATAGGCTCTTAAAAATTTTAAGTCGATTCGGTTCAATCTGGGAACTTTACAAAAAAATTGAGTTGAGAGTAGAGAGAAAAAAAGATTTAGTGAATAAATACGGTTACCTGGGACTGGCATTATTTGTTGCAGTTCCCCTTCCTGTAACGGGTGCTTGGACTGCATGTCTTTTAGCATTTCTTTTGAATCTTGACAGATTAAAATCGTCCCTATCTATATTAATTGGGATCTGCATAGCGGGTTTGATCGTGTTGTCACCCATAATTGGTCTCGTTAATTTTATAAAATAA
- a CDS encoding 2-dehydropantoate 2-reductase, whose protein sequence is MIQIMGAGALGSLLGALLQLSGYEVLFVARGKQLEALKKKLIISGLLNADLKVRVVERPADADLTLFTVKAYETEEAGKALSKVNAGIVCTVQNGIGVEKILQRYVEKVVRGVTNYGANLKNFGHVVYAGEGKIYLPENELGTEVWKILRNSLLNVELVKDIEFRIWAKAVVNSAINPLTAICSVRNGRIVENEYLWSLAVQIAREGEELMKKLGYEFDAVNEVKKVAIATSKNRSSMLQDIEKGDMTEIDYINGAIIEKCKEFSLDCPTNSFIYKLVKGIEYELAARSRSLCSPDL, encoded by the coding sequence ATGATACAGATTATGGGTGCAGGAGCGCTTGGTTCTCTACTGGGTGCACTTCTCCAGCTTTCTGGTTACGAGGTATTATTCGTAGCAAGGGGAAAGCAGTTGGAGGCGCTTAAAAAAAAGCTGATCATTTCTGGACTTTTAAACGCAGATCTAAAGGTTAGGGTCGTTGAAAGACCTGCAGATGCAGATCTTACACTCTTCACAGTCAAGGCCTATGAGACTGAAGAAGCGGGAAAGGCACTAAGCAAGGTGAATGCGGGAATAGTCTGCACAGTTCAAAATGGAATTGGAGTAGAAAAAATACTGCAGAGATATGTTGAAAAAGTCGTCAGAGGCGTTACAAACTATGGAGCAAACCTCAAAAACTTTGGACATGTAGTTTACGCCGGTGAAGGTAAGATATATCTGCCCGAAAACGAACTTGGAACAGAAGTCTGGAAAATTCTCAGGAACTCTCTTCTAAATGTAGAACTGGTAAAAGATATCGAATTCCGTATATGGGCGAAGGCCGTGGTAAATTCCGCAATAAATCCCCTAACTGCAATATGTAGTGTAAGAAATGGCAGAATTGTTGAAAATGAATATTTATGGAGTCTTGCTGTTCAAATCGCTCGTGAAGGCGAGGAGTTGATGAAAAAATTGGGATACGAATTCGATGCAGTTAACGAAGTCAAAAAAGTTGCAATAGCCACTTCTAAAAACAGATCTTCAATGCTTCAAGACATTGAAAAAGGAGATATGACAGAGATTGACTATATAAATGGTGCAATTATTGAAAAATGTAAGGAATTCAGTTTAGATTGTCCCACTAATTCTTTTATCTATAAGCTCGTAAAAGGGATAGAATATGAACTCGCTGCTCGTTCTCGCAGTCTCTGCAGCCCCGATCTCTGA
- a CDS encoding magnesium transporter, translated as MLIPERELSFKMALQLIVPVLYLCLAFDIFAGFFLGANFEKLVENYPYLLIVLPGLMGLRGNVFGAMASRLSTAFYLGSSDASFKDRYVITNSLFSIWLATMPVLILLLLAFVKYPDISSMATATQIALGSSVITALFLSLCTASVVILAFRKAIDPDSISGPFITSIADLITIPSLVFLIFLFEVEISWVVAFLTFLILIASIVLSLRDKKNWRIYEESLAIVCSLAFIQGITGNVLEEFGEIIYLSLFMSFAYPSIIDQLGNYGSIIVARTSTKLHLGEIEGFDFKKAMNDIKFILPTALFVFPFVSVIPIVLAYVYFGYVYVNVLVFTLFFISFILIVLLVLLLSFGIAVLLHKVKIDPDNGGIPLTTTIADVLGTVYAVAIAWLFITF; from the coding sequence GTGCTAATTCCCGAGCGGGAGTTGAGCTTTAAAATGGCTTTACAGTTAATTGTGCCTGTTCTATATCTCTGTTTAGCTTTTGATATATTTGCAGGATTCTTTCTTGGGGCAAACTTTGAAAAACTTGTTGAAAATTATCCTTATCTACTTATTGTTCTTCCTGGGTTGATGGGGCTCAGAGGAAATGTTTTTGGTGCCATGGCCTCAAGACTCTCCACTGCATTTTATCTTGGTTCATCTGATGCGAGTTTTAAAGATAGATACGTAATAACGAATTCTCTATTTTCAATCTGGCTTGCAACAATGCCTGTTCTGATCCTTCTTCTTTTGGCATTCGTTAAATATCCGGACATCAGCTCTATGGCAACTGCGACTCAAATTGCACTCGGCTCAAGTGTTATCACCGCACTTTTTTTATCTCTTTGCACAGCATCCGTGGTTATACTTGCATTCAGGAAAGCAATAGACCCGGACAGCATTTCAGGACCATTTATCACTTCTATTGCGGATTTGATAACTATCCCATCTCTGGTTTTTCTAATCTTTTTATTTGAGGTTGAAATTAGTTGGGTTGTTGCTTTTTTGACATTTTTGATTTTAATCGCATCTATAGTTCTTTCTTTAAGGGATAAAAAGAATTGGAGGATATATGAGGAATCTCTTGCTATTGTTTGCTCACTTGCCTTTATTCAGGGTATAACTGGAAACGTTCTCGAAGAATTTGGCGAGATAATCTATTTATCTCTTTTTATGAGCTTTGCTTATCCATCTATTATTGACCAGCTTGGCAATTACGGTTCAATAATTGTTGCAAGAACTTCTACTAAGCTCCATCTTGGAGAAATAGAAGGTTTCGACTTTAAGAAAGCGATGAATGACATTAAGTTTATCCTTCCTACTGCTCTTTTTGTCTTCCCATTCGTTTCAGTTATCCCAATAGTGCTTGCCTATGTTTATTTTGGCTATGTTTATGTGAATGTGTTGGTGTTCACACTCTTCTTTATCAGTTTTATCTTAATTGTCCTTTTAGTTCTTCTTCTTTCCTTTGGCATCGCTGTGCTTCTCCACAAGGTTAAAATTGATCCAGACAACGGAGGGATTCCATTAACAACTACAATCGCGGATGTGCTGGGAACAGTTTATGCTGTAGCGATAGCATGGCTTTTCATCACTTTCTGA
- a CDS encoding KEOPS complex subunit Pcc1 — MLCYARIEIESKDAEETVRALRVDDPDWCECRCEEGKIVIEIRAKKVNSLLYAIDDYLMHLKMCENL; from the coding sequence TTGCTGTGCTATGCTCGCATAGAAATAGAAAGTAAAGATGCTGAAGAAACCGTGAGGGCTTTGAGGGTTGACGATCCAGATTGGTGCGAGTGCAGATGTGAGGAAGGTAAAATTGTAATCGAAATTCGAGCCAAAAAGGTTAATTCACTTCTTTATGCGATTGACGACTATCTGATGCATCTTAAAATGTGCGAGAACTTATGA
- a CDS encoding DUF996 domain-containing protein produces MGNLASAKNLGGIGSILIVVGALIPVIGTAVAIVGFIMVLIAVKYISDETKDPGIFKNYLFSFIFAIVAFVVAVLVLVMGYLGLLLSGGNSDSGLVNFLASIGLALVAFWILVILSAVFLRRSYNSIYAHTKVSLFSTTATVYLIGAFLVIVLIGLVIVFIAMILQIVAFFSLPEMIETQATSGQQ; encoded by the coding sequence ATGGGTAATCTGGCTTCTGCAAAAAATTTAGGTGGTATAGGCTCAATATTGATAGTTGTTGGAGCGCTAATCCCTGTAATAGGGACAGCAGTAGCGATTGTTGGATTTATAATGGTTCTAATAGCGGTAAAATACATCTCCGATGAAACAAAAGACCCAGGAATATTCAAAAATTACCTATTTTCGTTCATTTTCGCTATAGTCGCATTTGTAGTTGCCGTATTAGTTTTAGTTATGGGTTATTTAGGACTTTTGCTTTCGGGAGGAAATTCGGATTCTGGGTTGGTTAATTTTTTAGCTTCTATAGGTTTAGCATTGGTTGCTTTCTGGATCTTGGTGATTCTAAGTGCAGTATTCCTTAGAAGAAGCTACAATTCAATTTATGCACACACGAAGGTATCTCTTTTCAGCACAACTGCTACTGTTTACCTAATAGGGGCTTTTTTGGTTATAGTTTTAATCGGATTGGTAATTGTCTTCATAGCCATGATCTTACAAATCGTTGCCTTCTTCTCTTTGCCCGAAATGATTGAAACGCAAGCTACCAGCGGACAACAATAA
- a CDS encoding tryptophan--tRNA ligase — protein MITPWEVEGAIDYRKLLEDFGINPFGELISSIPSPHRLMRRGVIFGHRDYWRILESMKGGREFAVMSGFMPSGAIHFGHKMTMDEIIWHQKLGAKAFVAIADMEAHLVRGLSYEKTKQIGMDYVKSIIALGLEKNAFIYFQSKNDKVKNLAFELSAEVNLNEMRAIYGFTGDTSIAKAFVSLIQSADILQPQLREFGGPKPVVVPVGADQDPHLRLTRDLASRMNLFSVERIQNGIRVRSKRKELLEKLKNIGFEFVKFEGHVDIFGDQRDIENALTEIELELGGFAFISPSSIYHKFTTGLTGGKMSSSKPESYISLLEDPQSAIKKLKNALTGGRTTAEEQKRLGGEPEKCVVFEFYVYHLVEDDDELRRIEEDCKSGKMLCGQCKKLASELMVEFLKEHKEKRDEAEGRLGDFELII, from the coding sequence GTGATTACACCGTGGGAGGTTGAGGGTGCTATAGACTACAGGAAATTACTTGAAGATTTTGGGATCAATCCTTTTGGTGAGTTAATCAGTTCAATTCCAAGCCCACATAGATTGATGCGGAGGGGAGTAATTTTTGGACATAGAGATTACTGGAGAATCCTTGAGAGCATGAAAGGTGGCAGAGAATTTGCGGTAATGTCCGGGTTCATGCCTTCGGGAGCAATTCATTTCGGCCACAAGATGACGATGGATGAAATAATCTGGCATCAAAAACTTGGAGCTAAGGCTTTTGTGGCGATTGCGGATATGGAGGCTCATCTGGTTCGTGGTTTGAGCTATGAAAAGACAAAACAAATTGGTATGGATTATGTTAAGAGCATAATAGCTCTTGGGCTCGAAAAAAATGCTTTTATCTATTTTCAATCAAAGAACGACAAAGTCAAGAATCTCGCATTTGAACTTTCAGCAGAAGTTAATTTAAACGAAATGAGAGCAATTTACGGATTTACAGGCGACACTTCAATAGCAAAAGCTTTCGTATCATTGATTCAGTCAGCAGATATTCTTCAACCTCAATTGAGAGAATTTGGTGGCCCAAAGCCCGTTGTTGTGCCTGTTGGGGCGGATCAAGATCCACATTTAAGATTAACGAGAGATTTGGCCTCAAGAATGAACCTTTTCTCGGTAGAGAGGATTCAAAATGGCATAAGAGTCAGGAGCAAAAGAAAGGAGCTTCTTGAAAAGCTGAAAAATATTGGATTTGAGTTCGTTAAATTCGAAGGGCATGTAGATATCTTTGGAGATCAAAGAGATATAGAGAATGCTTTAACTGAGATCGAACTCGAATTGGGGGGATTTGCATTCATATCTCCAAGCTCTATTTATCATAAATTTACAACTGGGCTCACTGGAGGAAAAATGAGTTCGAGCAAACCAGAAAGCTACATTTCATTGCTCGAAGACCCACAAAGTGCAATTAAAAAGTTGAAGAACGCATTAACCGGGGGTAGAACGACTGCAGAAGAGCAGAAGAGACTCGGTGGTGAGCCGGAAAAATGTGTAGTATTTGAATTCTACGTATACCATCTTGTAGAGGATGATGATGAACTTAGAAGAATAGAAGAAGACTGCAAATCTGGAAAAATGCTGTGCGGACAATGTAAAAAACTTGCTTCAGAGTTAATGGTGGAGTTTTTGAAGGAGCATAAAGAGAAGAGAGACGAAGCGGAGGGAAGACTTGGAGATTTCGAACTTATTATTTAA
- a CDS encoding aspartate kinase: MRIVMKFGGVSVKDGASILHCANLIKKFSEGNEVVVVVSAMSGVTDALISAATKCSSEPSAGYIKLFVADMMKRHYEAVEKAVLSDEIKGRVIQALERLFDELEKVLLGISYLGELTKRSEDYIVSFGERLVAPILSASLLSLGVDSVALTGGDAGIITDKNYGRAKPLPGVHELIRARIEPLLKIKKTVPVVTGFIGSTEDGTITTLGRGGSDYTATIIASAINADEVWLWKEVDGIMTCDPKFVPNAKFIPEISYQEAMELSHFGAKILHPLALIPVMRKGIPVRIKNVFNPDAVGTVIGASKKESKDIVKALSLIQNAGIVNVSGAGVDFAEIMAEVFRILSEEKVNVIMVSQSSSELNLSIVVDKKDVEKAYKALKVIENGVTRVSKIENVAIVSAVGAGMAGTPGVAGRIFSALGKNKINVVMISQSCSEYNISFAVKSEEGINALRVIHDEFGLDH; the protein is encoded by the coding sequence ATGAGAATCGTAATGAAATTCGGGGGCGTGAGTGTAAAAGATGGTGCGAGTATACTTCATTGCGCTAATCTTATCAAAAAATTTTCCGAAGGTAATGAAGTGGTCGTTGTGGTCTCTGCTATGTCCGGAGTTACAGATGCTCTTATCTCTGCAGCTACAAAGTGTAGCAGTGAACCGAGTGCGGGCTACATAAAGTTATTTGTGGCCGATATGATGAAAAGACACTATGAAGCGGTAGAAAAGGCGGTTTTGAGCGACGAAATAAAGGGCAGAGTTATACAGGCTCTTGAAAGACTTTTTGATGAACTTGAGAAGGTTTTACTTGGCATCAGCTACCTTGGAGAATTGACAAAGAGAAGCGAAGATTATATTGTCTCTTTTGGTGAGAGACTTGTAGCACCAATTCTTTCAGCATCACTTCTTTCTCTTGGGGTAGATTCTGTGGCCTTGACCGGTGGGGATGCTGGGATAATCACAGATAAGAACTATGGCAGAGCAAAACCACTACCAGGAGTTCATGAGTTAATAAGAGCGAGAATCGAACCCCTTCTAAAAATAAAGAAAACTGTGCCAGTCGTTACTGGTTTTATCGGTTCAACGGAGGACGGAACAATTACAACGCTCGGTAGGGGTGGGAGTGATTATACTGCAACGATAATAGCTTCAGCTATAAATGCAGATGAGGTCTGGCTCTGGAAGGAAGTAGACGGTATTATGACCTGTGATCCAAAGTTTGTGCCAAACGCGAAGTTTATACCTGAAATTTCTTATCAGGAAGCAATGGAACTTTCCCACTTTGGAGCAAAAATTTTGCATCCATTAGCTCTGATTCCGGTGATGCGAAAAGGAATTCCGGTTAGGATTAAGAATGTCTTCAATCCCGATGCGGTGGGAACTGTAATTGGAGCAAGCAAAAAGGAAAGCAAGGATATCGTTAAGGCTCTCAGTTTAATTCAGAATGCTGGAATAGTAAATGTAAGTGGTGCCGGAGTTGATTTTGCAGAAATCATGGCAGAAGTTTTCAGAATTCTTTCAGAGGAGAAGGTTAATGTGATAATGGTCTCTCAGAGTTCTTCTGAGCTTAATTTGTCAATAGTAGTGGATAAAAAAGATGTGGAAAAGGCCTACAAGGCTTTAAAGGTTATCGAAAATGGAGTTACGCGAGTTAGCAAAATTGAGAACGTAGCAATTGTAAGTGCAGTTGGAGCAGGTATGGCAGGGACTCCAGGCGTGGCTGGAAGAATATTCTCTGCACTTGGCAAAAACAAGATAAATGTTGTGATGATCAGCCAGAGCTGTTCGGAATACAACATCTCGTTTGCGGTAAAGTCTGAAGAGGGAATTAATGCATTAAGAGTAATCCATGATGAATTCGGGCTTGACCATTAA
- a CDS encoding TPD domain-containing protein, giving the protein MRLLLKGMEFSTKEINRSLKEPMSLDRDLSSIVYDAVVRDFVYSPLAAKLQTVLGKIGEKIIEDKLKDLGIKFKTEKELKMQKTPDFYFEESLELFGKKLRWIESKALFADLQTYGLYFRKQISKYIELFGEGLVVYWRGSLHGLPVSDGCEFDGELKRKLLEMTITVSKDEFADGDSLKLAEKFIENYITADKIPYNTEVIRILKNMGFKVLVDRS; this is encoded by the coding sequence GTGAGATTGCTACTTAAAGGAATGGAATTTTCAACCAAAGAAATAAATAGATCGCTTAAAGAACCCATGTCTCTTGACAGGGACCTTTCGAGTATAGTTTATGATGCAGTGGTGAGGGATTTCGTTTACTCTCCACTTGCAGCAAAGCTTCAGACAGTGCTGGGAAAAATTGGAGAGAAGATAATTGAAGACAAGCTGAAAGATCTCGGTATAAAATTCAAGACTGAAAAAGAGCTCAAAATGCAGAAAACGCCTGATTTCTATTTTGAAGAGTCCTTGGAACTTTTCGGAAAAAAGCTGAGATGGATTGAGAGCAAAGCTCTATTTGCAGACTTGCAAACTTATGGACTCTATTTCAGGAAGCAGATTTCAAAATACATTGAGCTTTTTGGCGAAGGGCTCGTGGTTTACTGGCGCGGTTCTCTTCATGGACTTCCGGTTAGCGATGGCTGTGAGTTTGATGGAGAATTAAAGAGAAAGCTTCTTGAGATGACAATAACTGTTTCTAAGGACGAGTTTGCAGACGGAGATTCATTAAAACTCGCTGAGAAATTTATTGAGAATTACATCACGGCAGATAAAATACCATACAACACTGAAGTCATTAGGATACTCAAAAACATGGGTTTTAAGGTTCTGGTCGATCGAAGTTAG
- the hisH gene encoding imidazole glycerol phosphate synthase subunit HisH, translating to MIAILNYGVGNLKSVLNAIRRVGGNAKVTSERNEIKNASAIIFPGVGAFKPAIEKIVNSNYEFPDVPKLGICLGMQLFATRSFENGIHSGLNYIPGEVVRFPASVGKIPHMGWNELRIKKECEILDGIEDGTQFYFVHSYYLKTDEKFVIAETDYGIVFASAVAFKDCYGLQFHPEKSGDNGLKILSNFIKLVKK from the coding sequence ATGATTGCAATCTTGAACTATGGAGTTGGGAACCTGAAAAGTGTATTAAACGCGATAAGAAGAGTTGGAGGCAATGCCAAAGTCACTTCAGAACGAAATGAAATAAAAAACGCTTCAGCAATCATATTTCCTGGAGTAGGAGCTTTTAAGCCCGCAATAGAAAAGATCGTAAACTCGAATTACGAATTTCCAGATGTTCCCAAGCTTGGAATATGTCTGGGAATGCAACTATTTGCTACAAGAAGCTTTGAAAACGGCATTCATTCGGGATTAAATTATATACCGGGTGAAGTCGTGAGATTTCCAGCTTCTGTGGGAAAAATTCCCCACATGGGCTGGAATGAGCTGAGAATAAAGAAAGAATGTGAGATACTGGACGGGATTGAAGACGGAACTCAGTTTTACTTTGTCCATTCTTATTACTTGAAGACAGATGAAAAATTCGTTATAGCTGAGACAGACTATGGAATCGTATTCGCCTCTGCGGTGGCTTTTAAAGATTGCTATGGTCTGCAATTCCATCCAGAAAAAAGTGGAGATAATGGTCTAAAAATTCTAAGTAATTTTATTAAATTAGTTAAAAAGTAG